A stretch of Mycobacterium sp. ELW1 DNA encodes these proteins:
- a CDS encoding GNAT family N-acetyltransferase produces the protein MGRNRVTIGPPQLEDFARLPAWFERAGVASDDPAAEATRFERAFTGGYLGVATGGGFRRNLEQLTQLPDNQWGLARMMVRVLRLNDAPIGALIMGAHRRLWDVMHSRMGAEAPGDGEPSLNFTNFMIAALSVAKIHTIVVDPEQQGRGHGTRLLRSALDTAIRDKLIMVYGQFAAERTPLVSFYERAGFAVLDPGEPLSLAMITGNDADAMTGLASDRFFVREQRPSGD, from the coding sequence ATGGGTCGTAACCGGGTCACCATCGGCCCACCACAGCTTGAGGACTTCGCCCGCCTACCGGCGTGGTTCGAACGTGCCGGCGTCGCCAGCGACGACCCGGCCGCTGAGGCCACCCGGTTCGAGCGGGCGTTCACCGGCGGATATTTGGGCGTTGCGACCGGCGGCGGCTTTCGGCGCAACCTTGAGCAGCTCACGCAGCTCCCCGACAACCAGTGGGGGCTGGCCCGGATGATGGTCCGGGTGCTCCGCCTCAACGACGCCCCGATCGGCGCCCTCATCATGGGTGCTCACCGCCGACTGTGGGATGTTATGCATTCACGGATGGGCGCTGAGGCGCCCGGCGATGGAGAACCGTCGCTCAACTTCACCAACTTCATGATCGCGGCGCTGTCAGTGGCCAAGATCCACACTATCGTCGTCGACCCCGAGCAGCAGGGTCGCGGGCACGGCACCCGACTGCTGCGCTCAGCCCTCGACACCGCGATCCGTGACAAGCTGATCATGGTTTACGGCCAGTTCGCCGCAGAGCGCACACCCCTGGTCAGCTTCTATGAACGGGCAGGCTTTGCAGTCCTCGACCCCGGTGAGCCGCTCTCGCTGGCCATGATCACCGGAAATGACGCAGATGCAATGACGGGGTTGGCCTCGGACCGGTTCTTCGTTCGCGAACAGCGCCCCAGCGGTGACTGA
- a CDS encoding AAA family ATPase, producing MTSPTEQRRAFDAAMDNYRSGDHATALSKFTRITAANPGMSDAWLGRLACGDQELATLAGAHEHSRALYRETRRIGLKDGDLHAQTSAPLYVTLPVWSRATLTLAYASALIRAGQYGQGAELLQDPVLGEDTQAAQWRQFITATLHFHTRRWPDLLAATAVSPPAEATHVLDAVTDAVAALAAAAAASLGQFQAALSAADKINSANPYVAADVALTRGWCLRELGEHEAALAAFRAAAADGQLLPAAQQAIDDPTYRLVVTDPETIATRTDKWDPATETSRAQRDAAALADEQKEVLAHAKRRLDELIGLEGPKEQIAVWRTEIQIDQLMAAQGQETSSTGENHIVFEGPPGTAKTTFARIVAEILFGLGKIQRPDPMEVTEEDLVVGYVSQTAQRMKEVCEEALGGVLFIDEAYRLVPETEGHSFGKDAINTLLKYMEDFRDQLVVIVAGYPKEMRRFLAANPGLASRFNFTLSFSSYNADEIEAIGRHIAAKEKIAIAEDAWPLLHAEASRLRATPTDAGTALDIAGNGRYARKVVIACKRERARRLSSNTPEELSALAAADPSVLIVNTDDMSRALASSLGGTAAPASPTDR from the coding sequence ATGACCTCGCCGACCGAACAGCGCCGCGCGTTCGACGCCGCGATGGACAACTACCGCTCCGGTGACCACGCCACCGCGCTGAGCAAGTTCACCCGCATCACCGCCGCCAACCCCGGCATGTCCGATGCCTGGCTGGGCCGGCTGGCGTGTGGCGACCAGGAGTTGGCCACCTTGGCCGGAGCGCATGAACACTCCCGGGCCCTCTACCGCGAGACCCGGCGCATCGGGCTCAAGGACGGCGACCTGCACGCCCAGACGTCAGCACCGCTGTATGTGACGCTGCCGGTGTGGTCGCGCGCGACGCTGACCCTGGCCTACGCCTCGGCGCTGATCCGCGCCGGACAGTACGGCCAGGGCGCCGAGCTGCTGCAGGACCCCGTCCTCGGCGAGGACACCCAAGCCGCCCAGTGGCGCCAATTCATCACCGCCACACTGCATTTCCACACCCGCCGTTGGCCTGATCTGCTGGCCGCGACGGCGGTATCCCCGCCAGCGGAGGCGACCCATGTGCTCGACGCGGTCACCGACGCGGTGGCGGCGCTGGCGGCAGCCGCTGCGGCGAGCCTTGGCCAGTTCCAAGCAGCGCTGAGTGCGGCCGACAAGATCAACTCGGCCAATCCTTACGTGGCCGCCGATGTGGCGCTGACCCGCGGCTGGTGCCTTCGCGAGCTCGGCGAGCACGAGGCTGCCCTGGCCGCGTTCCGCGCGGCCGCCGCCGACGGGCAGCTGCTGCCCGCCGCGCAGCAGGCGATCGACGACCCCACCTACCGCCTCGTGGTGACCGATCCCGAAACCATCGCCACCCGCACCGACAAATGGGACCCGGCCACCGAGACCAGCCGCGCGCAACGCGACGCGGCCGCGCTGGCCGACGAACAGAAAGAAGTCCTCGCCCACGCCAAGCGCCGCCTCGACGAGCTGATTGGACTTGAGGGCCCCAAAGAACAGATCGCGGTGTGGCGCACCGAAATTCAGATCGATCAGCTGATGGCCGCCCAGGGCCAGGAGACCTCGTCAACGGGCGAAAACCACATCGTCTTCGAAGGACCACCGGGAACAGCGAAAACGACCTTCGCCCGTATCGTCGCGGAGATCCTGTTCGGGTTGGGCAAGATTCAGCGCCCCGACCCCATGGAGGTCACCGAGGAGGACCTTGTCGTCGGCTACGTCTCCCAGACCGCGCAGCGGATGAAAGAGGTGTGCGAAGAGGCGCTGGGCGGCGTGTTGTTCATCGACGAGGCCTACCGGCTGGTACCCGAAACCGAGGGCCACAGTTTCGGCAAAGACGCCATCAACACGCTGCTGAAGTACATGGAAGACTTCCGCGACCAGTTGGTGGTCATCGTCGCCGGCTACCCGAAAGAGATGCGCCGCTTCCTGGCCGCCAACCCCGGCCTGGCGTCGCGGTTCAACTTCACCCTGAGCTTTTCCAGCTACAACGCCGACGAAATCGAGGCGATCGGCCGCCACATCGCCGCCAAGGAGAAGATCGCGATCGCCGAGGACGCGTGGCCCCTGCTGCACGCCGAAGCCTCCCGGCTGCGCGCCACGCCGACCGACGCCGGAACCGCGCTCGATATCGCCGGCAACGGTCGCTACGCCCGCAAGGTGGTCATCGCGTGCAAGCGCGAGCGAGCACGACGACTCAGCAGCAACACCCCCGAGGAGCTGTCCGCGCTGGCCGCGGCCGATCCCTCGGTGCTCATCGTCAACACCGACGACATGAGCCGCGCCCTGGCCTCCTCACTGGGCGGCACCGCCGCGCCCGCGAGCCCGACCGACCGCTAA
- a CDS encoding ATP-binding protein encodes MSLATPLRAIGNLRLTPHGVYADYLLSGQPFIFLSEEWQERVAAEHAELWRALPSGSSISGLTVPVASRSTVRKMLYSHPDLRLRDGDETGLAATARPWVQHCRSWEPTIAGHRARRRIYWLSLPLDYGLAGRTPSGMWRRMVDVAVGRDKDTDSSIAYYRELAAQMVAALPAVFFPKPATVEQIWWHWNYIASRGVWDAPLPGQPFDPDATLPGSAFSPVHLDPGAAKLRGRRWRAARSDADVFVRTFRDRTDAVPDSYQALLPLDSFPDSGIAWPRSTLFKVLDDRTTPDSVLDWTINITFTSADVAVSTAENVIVNIRDQYRQRGRHASSSDELLRKLASGRELASELKRGSAERGVNAAIVIAAAAGDPDTVNRAVTDLARTYRGQNIGSKRWRGSQPTLLRAFAPGGERRAALDEFRNPTTTKRFAPFVPLLASKLGNNTGVPLGMNLTSPGLRDVVLLDVINAPARENPANLVVCGSPGRGKSQVTKNLSRSWLKLGAGLHLFDPTDAREHEKGLVDFDDKVVIDVARMNFSLDGLRIFPFEEAAERTIDHLLPQLGFSPLSREAQRLWGHLAPASRQANAIHSTAQLIRYLRDLPAAERTDADTDLLIGLEGLAAQRLLRPLFDENLPVPALATAQCVIWNFAGLKLPTVTEEYQAHLHQQTTPGQRAAQALYGLAAELAQSIFFARPEQPDMLVVEECAAWTNSPGGQKCANTIIRQGRKAWTGLCGISQQPIKDFAVLEDEFIDQRLCLGFKRSDIAKATLEWCDRDLDRHPELLANYVNNTSPVQLVDHGDDAIDDRYGKVIPGREGEAWFLDEFGGFGKVGLFAAPTAALAARYDTNPHRAKQRSQAAGPA; translated from the coding sequence ATGTCTTTGGCCACCCCGCTACGCGCGATCGGCAACCTGCGGCTGACCCCTCACGGGGTCTACGCCGACTACCTGTTGTCCGGTCAGCCGTTCATCTTCTTGTCCGAAGAGTGGCAGGAACGCGTGGCCGCCGAGCACGCCGAGCTGTGGCGGGCACTGCCATCTGGATCGTCGATCAGTGGCTTGACGGTGCCGGTGGCATCGCGCAGCACCGTGCGAAAGATGCTCTACAGCCATCCTGATCTGCGCCTGCGCGACGGCGATGAGACGGGTCTGGCGGCCACGGCGCGGCCGTGGGTCCAGCACTGCCGCAGCTGGGAGCCGACGATCGCCGGGCACCGTGCGCGCCGGCGCATCTATTGGCTGAGCCTGCCGCTGGATTACGGTCTGGCCGGGCGCACCCCCAGCGGCATGTGGCGGCGCATGGTCGACGTCGCGGTGGGTCGCGATAAGGACACCGATTCCTCGATCGCCTACTACCGCGAGCTGGCCGCCCAGATGGTCGCTGCGTTGCCTGCGGTGTTTTTCCCCAAACCCGCGACGGTGGAACAGATTTGGTGGCATTGGAACTACATCGCCAGCCGCGGTGTGTGGGATGCACCGCTGCCGGGGCAGCCGTTTGATCCCGACGCCACCCTGCCCGGCTCAGCGTTTAGCCCGGTCCACCTCGACCCGGGGGCCGCCAAGCTGCGCGGCCGGCGGTGGCGCGCGGCGCGCAGCGACGCCGATGTGTTCGTGCGCACCTTCCGCGACCGCACCGATGCGGTGCCCGACTCCTATCAAGCGCTGCTGCCCTTGGACAGCTTCCCCGACAGCGGGATCGCCTGGCCGCGTTCGACGCTGTTCAAGGTCCTCGATGACCGCACCACCCCGGACAGCGTCTTGGACTGGACCATCAACATCACCTTCACCAGCGCCGATGTTGCCGTGTCGACCGCGGAGAACGTCATCGTCAACATCCGTGATCAGTACCGCCAGCGCGGCCGACACGCGTCGAGCTCCGATGAGCTGCTGCGCAAGCTGGCCTCCGGCAGGGAGCTGGCCTCCGAGCTCAAACGGGGCAGCGCCGAGCGCGGCGTCAACGCCGCGATCGTGATCGCCGCGGCCGCGGGCGATCCGGACACGGTCAACCGGGCGGTCACCGACCTCGCCCGGACCTACCGCGGCCAGAACATCGGGTCGAAACGGTGGCGCGGCAGCCAGCCCACGTTGTTGCGGGCGTTCGCCCCGGGCGGGGAGCGCCGCGCCGCTCTTGATGAGTTTCGTAACCCGACCACGACCAAACGTTTCGCGCCGTTCGTGCCGCTGCTGGCAAGCAAACTGGGCAACAACACCGGTGTCCCGCTGGGGATGAATCTGACCAGTCCGGGGCTGCGCGATGTCGTGCTGCTCGATGTCATCAACGCGCCGGCGCGGGAGAATCCGGCAAATCTGGTCGTGTGCGGCTCACCGGGGCGCGGGAAATCGCAGGTGACCAAGAATTTGAGCCGGTCGTGGTTGAAACTCGGCGCTGGTCTGCATTTGTTCGACCCTACCGATGCGCGCGAACATGAAAAAGGTTTGGTCGATTTCGATGACAAAGTGGTTATTGATGTTGCGCGCATGAATTTCAGCCTCGACGGTTTAAGAATTTTCCCCTTTGAGGAGGCCGCCGAGCGAACCATTGACCATTTGCTGCCGCAATTGGGGTTTTCTCCGCTTAGCCGCGAGGCCCAGCGGCTCTGGGGACATCTGGCGCCGGCATCTCGGCAAGCCAACGCCATTCACAGCACCGCGCAGCTGATCCGCTATCTGCGTGACCTGCCCGCCGCCGAGCGCACGGACGCCGACACCGATCTCCTGATCGGACTGGAAGGCCTGGCCGCACAACGTCTACTGCGGCCACTGTTCGACGAGAATCTGCCGGTCCCCGCCCTGGCCACCGCTCAATGTGTGATCTGGAACTTCGCCGGCCTCAAGCTGCCCACAGTCACTGAGGAATATCAAGCGCACCTGCATCAGCAGACCACGCCCGGCCAGCGGGCCGCCCAAGCGCTCTACGGCCTGGCGGCAGAGCTGGCCCAGTCCATTTTCTTTGCCCGCCCCGAGCAGCCGGACATGCTGGTTGTTGAGGAATGCGCGGCCTGGACGAATTCACCCGGCGGGCAGAAGTGCGCCAACACGATTATCCGGCAGGGCCGCAAGGCGTGGACGGGGTTGTGCGGCATCAGCCAGCAGCCGATCAAGGACTTCGCCGTGCTCGAAGACGAGTTCATTGATCAGCGACTGTGCTTGGGGTTCAAGCGATCTGACATCGCCAAGGCGACGCTGGAATGGTGTGACCGCGACCTGGACCGTCACCCGGAGCTGCTGGCCAACTACGTCAACAACACCAGCCCTGTGCAGCTGGTCGACCACGGCGACGACGCGATCGACGACCGCTACGGCAAGGTGATCCCGGGTCGTGAGGGCGAAGCGTGGTTCCTCGACGAGTTCGGCGGCTTCGGGAAGGTGGGCTTGTTCGCCGCGCCGACCGCGGCCCTGGCGGCGCGCTATGACACCAACCCGCACCGCGCCAAGCAGCGCAGTCAAGCGGCCGGGCCCGCATGA
- a CDS encoding conjugal transfer protein — protein MALSKTWQARLHRWRGGARRAGLVAVTLAAIFGAAAGCKVFLAPDRPDFIGIAQRERNQQSLVGAFASDFVVAWRTATVNQRDSLQRFITLPEQGLALPSTPAAVITAPQVGPVLRMGTLGDTELYTAVISVNERAYASAQPTRTFYQVPISLWNRQPRALDFPAQINDPGPGADFTLDYRNALGPESPVFAVVAGFIRTYLTATNGLDRYVVAGAPLRPIGGYQSAVVSAAATDRSVPDTPAPGEQLHVRATVVAQTSQFATVNLVYPLTVENSGGTWMVAAIDLVPQVGTQSEANPVAKPHN, from the coding sequence GTGGCACTGTCGAAAACCTGGCAAGCACGTCTGCACCGATGGCGCGGCGGAGCCCGCCGCGCCGGCCTCGTCGCCGTGACCCTGGCCGCGATCTTCGGCGCCGCCGCCGGCTGCAAGGTGTTCTTGGCCCCCGACCGCCCCGACTTCATCGGCATCGCCCAGCGCGAACGCAATCAACAAAGCCTAGTGGGGGCCTTCGCGTCGGACTTCGTGGTGGCCTGGCGTACCGCGACGGTCAATCAACGAGACAGCTTGCAACGCTTCATCACTTTGCCCGAGCAAGGGTTGGCGCTGCCCTCGACACCAGCGGCAGTGATCACCGCGCCTCAGGTGGGACCGGTGCTCAGGATGGGCACGCTCGGTGACACCGAGCTCTACACCGCCGTGATCTCGGTCAACGAACGCGCATATGCCTCAGCGCAACCCACGCGCACGTTCTATCAGGTCCCGATTTCGCTGTGGAATCGTCAACCCCGTGCCCTGGATTTCCCGGCGCAGATCAACGATCCGGGTCCGGGCGCGGATTTCACGCTGGACTACCGCAACGCGCTGGGCCCCGAGAGCCCGGTGTTCGCCGTGGTCGCCGGATTCATCCGTACCTATTTGACGGCCACCAACGGACTGGATCGCTACGTAGTGGCCGGTGCGCCGCTGCGCCCGATCGGCGGCTATCAAAGTGCGGTGGTCTCGGCGGCAGCGACGGACCGCAGCGTGCCCGACACGCCAGCACCCGGCGAGCAGCTGCACGTGCGGGCCACCGTCGTCGCGCAGACATCACAATTTGCCACCGTGAATTTGGTGTATCCGCTGACGGTCGAAAATAGCGGCGGGACGTGGATGGTGGCGGCCATAGACTTAGTTCCGCAGGTTGGCACCCAATCCGAAGCCAACCCTGTCGCCAAACCACATAACTAA
- a CDS encoding TraM recognition domain-containing protein, with the protein MSATPTAAAGGYRPPVTPFAGWVHDDRGRLVPLETAPHIGAFAPPGAGKTRKWLAQSAVLWPGPALVSSSKDDLMQMVASRRYGPAALLDLRPIAAPYYPADLRPYRFDPTAWITGLEDAKAVARTLLSTSAVALSGSSFRGSDPGPWDDLAFAPLTCLLYAASPHALGLGIDWVLEAAEDVTLPNPWPTSTQMSTDASWVTAAVWSANRYFEARVRSVLSMEAKQRDSVKITVTKVLTAWLQTMERDKGLPMLDETFLEDPNATIYLLTPFDGTVAAQAITLMDQLINRQRVKVAQWDEFARLGMFLDEITNTPLPRLPQYIAESRGLGVSLCFAAQAGEQLDAIYGPLQGAAIRAVVPASLLMYGSHEKDLMESASFWSGKTTRSQQSYDHSLDSTSTSRNFGNALEPEELLPPNDTFARLLVRGTPGRMVSLIDWTEFVTYLDELRDARISSSGGSHRQQRGNGKGTLASRR; encoded by the coding sequence ATGAGCGCGACGCCCACTGCCGCCGCCGGCGGCTACCGGCCTCCGGTGACTCCCTTCGCCGGCTGGGTGCACGACGACCGCGGCCGGCTGGTGCCGCTGGAGACCGCCCCGCACATCGGCGCGTTCGCCCCACCGGGCGCCGGTAAGACCCGTAAGTGGCTGGCGCAGTCGGCGGTGCTGTGGCCGGGCCCGGCGCTGGTGTCCTCGTCCAAAGATGACCTGATGCAGATGGTGGCCTCGCGCCGCTATGGCCCGGCTGCGCTGCTGGATCTGCGGCCGATAGCGGCCCCCTATTACCCGGCCGATCTGCGTCCCTACCGATTCGATCCGACAGCGTGGATCACCGGCCTGGAGGACGCCAAGGCGGTGGCGCGCACATTGCTGAGCACATCGGCGGTTGCCCTGTCGGGCAGCTCTTTTCGTGGCAGCGATCCCGGGCCTTGGGATGATCTGGCGTTCGCCCCGTTGACCTGCTTGCTCTACGCCGCGAGCCCGCACGCGCTCGGCCTGGGTATCGACTGGGTGCTCGAGGCGGCCGAGGATGTGACGCTACCCAACCCGTGGCCAACCTCGACGCAGATGAGCACCGACGCGTCGTGGGTGACCGCGGCTGTCTGGTCGGCCAACCGCTATTTCGAGGCGCGCGTGCGCAGCGTGTTGAGTATGGAAGCCAAGCAACGCGATTCGGTCAAGATCACCGTGACCAAGGTGCTGACCGCCTGGCTGCAAACGATGGAACGCGACAAGGGTCTGCCGATGCTCGATGAAACGTTTTTGGAAGATCCGAACGCCACCATCTATCTGCTGACCCCGTTCGACGGAACCGTAGCCGCGCAGGCGATCACCCTCATGGACCAGCTGATCAATCGGCAACGCGTGAAAGTCGCTCAGTGGGACGAGTTTGCGCGGCTGGGCATGTTCCTCGACGAGATCACCAACACCCCGTTGCCGCGGTTGCCCCAATACATCGCCGAGTCCCGCGGCCTGGGGGTATCGCTGTGTTTCGCCGCCCAGGCCGGTGAGCAGCTCGACGCGATCTACGGCCCGCTGCAGGGCGCAGCGATCCGGGCCGTCGTTCCGGCCTCGCTGCTCATGTACGGTTCGCACGAAAAGGATTTGATGGAGTCGGCGTCCTTTTGGAGTGGCAAGACGACACGCAGTCAACAGTCCTACGACCACAGCTTGGATTCCACGTCGACCAGCCGTAACTTCGGCAATGCCCTTGAGCCTGAAGAACTTTTGCCGCCCAACGACACGTTCGCCCGGTTGCTGGTGCGAGGAACGCCAGGGCGCATGGTATCCCTCATCGACTGGACCGAGTTCGTCACATACCTTGACGAACTTCGCGACGCCCGAATCAGCAGCAGCGGCGGCAGCCATCGCCAACAACGGGGCAATGGCAAGGGCACGTTGGCGTCGAGGCGATGA
- a CDS encoding FtsK/SpoIIIE domain-containing protein, giving the protein MTTNARKQAARDYQRTHHVSYTEALRAVTHTAAELTDRPWPITAARIDPRWVDQRFLDALNITDIATFDPQPAWQRRAGDRVLRSPVGAPPDASHLPTTIEIGEHSSIVACVGTGGAGKSVALQSIVAGLCAIYPPTRLILAVGDYQNCICSAGALPPHVKAHRGHRRPEDPPGHWESWCAYLDDEIDRRTTQTGHSPPELVVVIDAVDELLDWQPEVTTTLQRVIDQGPGLGVRLIVSSTRPPAMLPTGDGRTVSLTCDCVLALRTATAQDSTDVLGRPDAWHLPADPGYAYLRSHTGTLDGPIRLFNAAEVAFALGQRLGAG; this is encoded by the coding sequence GTGACCACCAACGCCCGCAAGCAGGCAGCCCGCGACTACCAGCGCACCCACCACGTCTCTTACACCGAGGCGCTGCGCGCCGTCACCCACACCGCGGCCGAACTCACCGATCGGCCCTGGCCGATCACCGCCGCCCGCATCGACCCGCGCTGGGTGGATCAGCGCTTCCTGGACGCCCTGAACATCACCGATATCGCCACCTTCGACCCGCAACCGGCTTGGCAGCGCCGCGCCGGCGATCGGGTCCTGCGAAGCCCAGTCGGCGCACCGCCCGACGCGTCCCACCTTCCGACGACGATCGAGATCGGCGAGCACTCCAGCATCGTGGCGTGCGTCGGCACCGGGGGAGCGGGCAAAAGCGTTGCGCTGCAATCAATCGTCGCCGGCTTGTGCGCGATCTATCCGCCCACCCGACTCATCCTCGCAGTCGGCGATTATCAAAACTGCATTTGCTCGGCGGGGGCGTTGCCGCCGCACGTCAAAGCTCACCGCGGCCATCGCCGCCCTGAGGACCCGCCCGGGCACTGGGAAAGCTGGTGCGCCTACCTCGACGACGAGATCGACCGCCGCACCACCCAGACGGGCCACAGCCCTCCCGAACTGGTCGTCGTAATCGACGCCGTCGACGAGCTGCTGGACTGGCAGCCCGAGGTGACAACCACGCTGCAACGGGTCATCGACCAGGGCCCCGGGCTGGGCGTGCGGCTGATCGTGTCGAGCACCCGGCCGCCGGCGATGCTGCCCACCGGCGACGGTCGGACCGTGTCCCTGACCTGCGACTGCGTCCTCGCGTTGCGGACGGCCACAGCACAGGACTCGACGGATGTGCTCGGCCGCCCCGACGCCTGGCACCTGCCCGCGGACCCGGGGTACGCCTACCTCAGATCCCACACTGGCACCCTCGACGGCCCAATCCGCCTGTTCAACGCCGCGGAAGTCGCTTTTGCGTTGGGGCAGCGGCTCGGTGCCGGCTGA
- the eccE gene encoding type VII secretion protein EccE, whose amino-acid sequence MKARTVGVRAGTPVVVALEVIALVSFMVLPPARFGWWPAATITAAALLLLVPTLHRRNVPAWLAAVARWRSRRRKRPPAAAAVDVPHGNIVCGVRVEEYEALTMIEVTGKPYSLTFLRGSTVSLTRNVLPLEVLTELLDQPGGLQLAIDVVPAGHRVRRGNEYPPLYSTLLADRPAAGQRTVQFVVRLDIQNSVPGLQYRHSIGAAAAAATERIINALLERDIRATALSAAELDTALDRLGARLQSAPTPPVIEGTDSPAAPVPFRSTSAATRRRTKAGSEVGWRRVKGHPGFLTTYYFSPEDITTASLHQMWALRTDEVVLTLSLFKRRYVEAPDGDGPVMVSAIVRTNDPQPPQQPPTLYLNTLPGDQYPAALRPAPTARPPRLEIPSRALGDPTTLEIPIGSTGILVGAALLDDRRADPQVQLDDLVMLALTDPQRATRIVMDTGDYYVRQLLIRAAAVGERIAIYSSQPNRWIGLSQPNIAVVERRRPAEFVPSIIVNDRPVMPPPTGLSATVITLGRAQPTGQQPDMHFQQISRESVRITTAADTIEVAIVAFNQEQAWLGI is encoded by the coding sequence ATGAAGGCACGCACAGTCGGCGTACGCGCCGGCACACCGGTGGTCGTGGCCCTGGAAGTCATTGCGCTGGTGTCGTTCATGGTGCTGCCGCCAGCCCGGTTCGGATGGTGGCCGGCCGCCACGATCACCGCCGCGGCGCTGCTGCTGCTGGTGCCGACGCTGCACCGGCGCAACGTGCCGGCGTGGCTGGCGGCCGTGGCGCGGTGGCGTTCCCGGCGCCGCAAGCGACCGCCCGCCGCCGCGGCGGTGGACGTACCGCACGGCAACATCGTGTGCGGAGTGCGGGTCGAGGAATACGAAGCCCTCACCATGATCGAGGTGACCGGCAAGCCGTACTCGCTGACGTTCCTGCGCGGCTCGACGGTGTCGCTGACGCGCAACGTGTTGCCGCTGGAGGTGCTCACCGAGCTCCTCGATCAGCCCGGCGGGCTTCAGCTCGCGATTGACGTGGTGCCCGCCGGGCACCGAGTGCGCCGCGGCAACGAGTACCCGCCGCTGTACAGCACCCTGTTGGCCGATCGGCCCGCCGCCGGCCAGCGCACCGTGCAGTTCGTGGTGCGCCTCGACATCCAAAACTCGGTGCCGGGCTTGCAGTATCGACACTCGATCGGGGCGGCTGCCGCCGCAGCCACCGAACGGATCATCAACGCACTGTTGGAACGTGACATTCGCGCGACCGCGTTGAGCGCGGCCGAACTGGACACCGCCCTGGATCGGCTCGGAGCCCGTTTGCAGTCAGCGCCAACACCTCCGGTGATCGAGGGCACCGACAGTCCCGCGGCCCCGGTGCCGTTCCGCTCGACCAGCGCCGCGACCCGGCGGCGCACCAAGGCCGGTAGTGAGGTCGGCTGGCGCAGAGTCAAGGGCCACCCCGGCTTCCTGACGACGTACTACTTCTCACCTGAGGACATCACCACCGCCTCACTGCACCAGATGTGGGCGCTGCGCACCGATGAGGTCGTGCTGACACTGAGCCTGTTCAAACGCCGCTATGTGGAAGCCCCCGACGGCGACGGCCCGGTGATGGTGTCGGCGATCGTGCGCACCAACGACCCGCAGCCACCACAACAGCCTCCGACGCTGTATCTGAACACGTTGCCCGGCGACCAATATCCCGCAGCGCTGCGGCCCGCACCGACGGCGCGTCCACCACGTCTGGAGATCCCCTCGCGTGCCTTGGGGGACCCGACGACCCTGGAGATACCCATCGGCTCCACCGGAATCCTGGTGGGGGCAGCACTGCTCGATGACCGGCGCGCAGATCCGCAAGTGCAACTCGATGACTTGGTCATGCTGGCATTGACCGATCCGCAGCGCGCCACCCGCATCGTCATGGACACCGGCGATTACTACGTGCGCCAGCTGCTCATCCGGGCCGCGGCGGTGGGGGAACGGATCGCGATCTACTCCAGCCAGCCCAACCGTTGGATTGGGTTGTCCCAACCCAACATCGCTGTCGTCGAGCGGCGCCGGCCCGCGGAGTTCGTGCCGTCGATCATCGTCAACGACCGTCCCGTGATGCCGCCACCGACCGGGTTGTCGGCCACCGTGATCACGCTGGGCCGCGCCCAGCCCACCGGTCAGCAACCCGACATGCACTTTCAGCAGATCTCCCGTGAATCGGTGCGCATCACCACCGCCGCCGACACCATCGAGGTGGCGATCGTGGCGTTCAACCAAGAGCAGGCCTGGCTCGGAATTTGA